The proteins below are encoded in one region of Campylobacter rectus:
- a CDS encoding phage major tail tube protein: protein MKAQAITGGNFFIDGIGLFGELVDFEPPKFEHETIEAASEIGKYELVLPTLKPLSAKFTVNNVSETYFGLLNTKTKQKVYIKANHSGSEGKHVAIVATFEGNVKVLEAPKFEMNKEANMSIEMSCFVVKYEVEKKTTLSYDVENKIYAVNGEDLYETIRKNIS from the coding sequence ATGAAAGCGCAAGCAATAACCGGCGGAAATTTCTTTATTGACGGGATCGGGCTTTTTGGCGAGCTTGTAGATTTTGAGCCGCCTAAATTTGAACACGAGACGATAGAGGCCGCATCGGAGATCGGCAAATACGAGCTAGTTTTGCCGACTCTCAAACCGCTATCGGCAAAATTCACGGTTAATAACGTCAGCGAGACTTATTTCGGGCTTTTAAACACAAAGACCAAGCAAAAAGTTTATATCAAAGCCAATCACAGCGGAAGCGAGGGCAAACACGTGGCTATCGTGGCGACGTTTGAGGGCAACGTCAAAGTGCTGGAAGCGCCTAAATTTGAGATGAACAAAGAGGCTAATATGAGCATCGAGATGAGCTGCTTCGTCGTAAAATACGAGGTCGAAAAAAAGACCACGCTATCATACGACGTAGAAAATAAAATTTATGCCGTAAACGGCGAGGATCTT